AGATACGAAGGATCCAAAAGATGGATATGAATGGTTAAAGAAGCTCGACCAAAACACGAAGGAATATTCTGCAAATCCGGAATTGATGTATAACAAGATAGCGAAAGGAGAAGGCTCCCTTTCCGTTTGGGCCATGCCGGATGTCGTCATGTTGAAAGAAAATAAAAAGTATCCGTTTGAGTTCGTCATTCCAGAAAGCGGGACGCCAGTATTGACAGAAGGGATTGCCATTGTGGAAGGTGCGAAGCATCCAAAAGCGGCCGAAGCGTTTTATGAGTTTGTCAATACGAAGGAAGCGGCAAAAAATCTAGCCGAAGAATTTTACCGCATTCCGACCAGGAGTGATGTACCGGATTTACCAGAATGGATTACGAGCACAGAAATCAAAGCGATGGATATTGATTGGAATGTTTTTCAAGAAAAAGGCGATGAGTGGATGAAGCATTGGGATGAAAACATTAAAAGTGGCGATAAGGAAATTAAAGAATAAGGAAGTGTCGGAGGATGGCGTCAATAAAAATGGAGAATGTCCAAAAAGCCTTCGGGAAAACGATAGCTGTCGACCATTTGAATCTGGATATTAAAGAAGGGGAGTTTTTTACCTTTCTTGGCCCAAGTGGCTGCGGGAAAACGACGACGCTTCGGATGATTGCCGGCTTTTATTATCCTACCAAAGGCATCGTCCGTTTCAGCGACAAAGATATGACGCGCGTACCGCCGGAAAAAAGAAATACAGGCATGGTATTTCAAAACTATGCCCTTTTTCCGCATATGACCGTTTTTGAAAATGTAGCATTTGGATTGCGCGTTAGAAAAATTCGTTCGTCCGAGTTAAAGAGAAGAGTGCAGGATGCCCTCCAAAAGGTTAGGCTCGAGAGTTACAGAAATCGACAAGTGAGCCAGTTAAGCGGCGGCCAGCAGCAACGGGTGGCCCTTGCGAGAGCACTGGTGATAGAACCGGAAATATTGCTGCTGGATGAACCGTTAAGTAATTTGGATGCCAAGCTTCGAGATGAGATGAGGGTGGAGATCTTAAGGCTGCAGCGTGATTATAAAATTACCACCATTTATGTCACACATGATCAAGCTGAGGCATTATCGATGAGTGATCGCATCGCTGTGTTCAATTACGGCATTTGTCACCAGGTGGGAACTCCGGCAGAAATTTATAATCAACCGGCCAATGATTTTGTTGCAAGCTTTATAGGTGAAATCAATCTTTTGCCCGTTCAAGTGAAAAGCGTGGAACATGAGAATATGGTGGTCGCGCTTGAAAACGGTGAACAACAAATTACGATCGATGTCCCGAAGCAAGCTGGAGAGGGAGATTCCATTTTACGTACAGATAAGGACCTTGCCGTTGCGATACGTCCTGAAGCAATCCGGATTCTGGATGTGGCCGAAGATGGAATCAATATCTTTAAAGGAAAGATCGATTCCGTTCAATTCTTCGGATCTGTTGTGAATGTCATCGTGGATGTCCAAAACGTGTCAATAAGGGTGGACGTCTTAAATACGCAGGAAGTTGGCTACTATTATCAAGGGAAGGACGTGTATGTCGAACTTCCTCCAAACCAGCTTCGCCTTATCCCTGTCATAAGCGGTGATGCCCCATGATTAAAAATCGCGATACGAGATTGACGATTTGGCTGCTTCTCCCAGTTGTATTGGTGCTCGCGGCATATGTTCTTTATCCATCAATGAGGACCTTCATCGAAAGTTTGCAAAAAGACGGATCGATATCCCTCGGAAATTATCAGGACTTCTTCGTACAGGAATCGAAAACGAACCTGGAGGCGCTTTGGAATTCCGTTTATATCTCCGGCTTGAGTGTATTGGTCAGTGCGATGATAGGCATTCCGCTCGCATTCATTTTTAATCGTTATGACTTTCCAGGCAGAAGCTTCTTTTCATCTGCAGCGATATTGCCGATCGTATTGCCATCATTGGTCGGGGTCATGGCCTTTTTGTTTTTATATGGAGAATCGGGATTGATTCCGAATGTCATCAAGGATCTGTTCGGGCTCGAGCAAGTGCCGTTTAAAATCGGCGGGCTTTCGGGAATCTTGATCGTTCATGCCTATACGATGTATGTCTACTTTTATATGACCGTCTCCGCTGCAATCCATAAAATCGATCCGTCATTGGAAGAAGCTGCATATAACCTTGGGGCTGGTAAATTCAAGGTGTTTTGGCAAGTGACATTTCCATTATTGACGCCCGCCATCGTTGCCGCTTCTTTGCTTGTTTTCATGATTTCAATGGCCTCCTTCAGTGCCCCGTTTTTATTGGCTGGAGGATACCGGGTTCTGAGCCTGCAAATCTATTTTTCAAAGATTAATGGTGATATGGAAATTGCCGCAACTCAATCTGTCATTTTATCCATCGTTTCGATTTCCTTCCTGTTGTTCATGAGGTGGTATCAGAATAGGAAGGATTACCGCATTGCCTCGAAAGGTATTGGATCACATAGAAGCGAAGTGAAAAGCCCGCTGATGAAGTGGGCAATGGCCGTAACGGGCATTATCGGCGTGATCATCCTGCTATTACCTCACTTCACGATTTTATTGCTTTCACTTGTGCCGGATGGAACCTGGACATTCCAAACGTACCCAACAGTATTTAATATCGAAAATTACCGGCTATTGTTCGAAGACCCAAATATCTTTAAACCGTTACGGAATAGTTTACTGATGGCGGTTATTGCCACTTTGGCAAATTTAGTGTTCGGTGTGATCACTTCCTATGTGCTTGTCAAACGAAAATTCGTCGGGAAAAGCATGATTGATATTTTGGTCATGATTCCTTGGGCACTGCCGGCAACGGTCATTGGGATGAACTTGATATTCGCCTTTAATGAACCGAGCGTATTTTCTTTTGGGCAAATATTGGTGGGGAGCTTCTGGATTCTGCCGCTTGCCTATTTCATCCGGCATATCCCACTTGTTGTCCGTTCGACTAACGCGGTTTTGGAGCAGCTGGATGACTCGATCGAGGAAGCGGCCAGGAACCTTGGAGCGAAGTGGTTTTATACCTTCAGAAAGGTACTTTTGCCCATTATCATGCCTGGGGTGTTGGCAGGGACATTATTGGCATTCATCGAGTCCGTCGGGGAATTTCCGACATCGGTGCTGTTGTATACGATTTCCAATAGACCGATATCCATTGAAATCATGAATCAGCTTCGGATGTTCAATATGGGGCAGGCAGCTGCATATGGGATGGTTCAAATCACGCTTATTGTTATCGTACTCTTTATTTCAAACAGGTTTTTTGGAATCAAAGCGGAAAAAGCTTTATAAATCGGAGGTTCAAAGATGAGTAAGCTTGATGAATTTATCAAAAATGAAGGCAGTGCTTTTCCAGGGAAAACATATGCAGAGGAGCTTCTGATGCCTGTTTTCAATGATCAAAGAGATTACTTATTTCATGCGATGTTCGATATTAATCGTGCTCATATCATCATGCTTTCGGAGCAAAAGATCATTAAAGAAGCAGAAGCGAAAACCATGCTGGAGGGCATTCGGAAAGTGGCTCGAACAGATATCACCCAACTAGCCTATCAACCTCAATTCGAAGACTTATTCTTCATGATGGAGGCGAAGATTGGCGATGAGATCGGCCATGAGCTAGCGGGTAAAATCCATATCGGCCGCAGTCGCAATGATATGGGGGTCGCGATGTATCGGCTTGTATTGAGAGGCAGCCTTCTTCAATTGATCGATCAAGTAAATCAATTGCGTGAAGCATTCCTCTTGCAGGCAGAGCAGCATCTAGAAACGTATATAACCGGCTATACGCATACTCAACCGGCCCAGCCGACAACATTGGGCCACTACTTCCTGGCCATTCATGATGTTCTTCACAGAGATACAGGCAGGTTATGGGCAGCTTACGAAACAGTGAACCGGTCTCCCCTTGGTGCAGCTGCATTGACCACGACTGGCTTTCCGATTAGCCGGAACCGTACTGCTGAACTGCTTGGGTTCGATTCGGTTATCGAAAATTCCTATGACTCGATTGCCGGTGCCGATTATTTAGTGGAAACCGCCACTGCGATCATGACATGCATGGTCGATGCCGGCAGATGGATTCAAGATTTCCTGCAGCATGTGACAAGGGAGTTTGGCACATTTCATGTGGCGGATCCTTATGTCCAAGTGAGCAGCATCATGCCGCAAAAAAGAAACCCGGTTTCCATTGAACATTCCCGATCAATCGCAAGCAGCGCGTATGGTGATGCCCTTGCTGCCATGAATATGATCCACAATACTCCATTTGGTGATATCGTCGATACGGAAGATGATTTGCAGCCGCATTTATATCGGGCTTTTGCAAACGCAGGCCGTGTCATGAAGCTAATGTATGCCGTCATCGCGACTTTAAAAGTAGATGAAGGACATACAAAGGAAATGGCGGCAAAATCTTGTATTACGGTTACTGAATTGGCTGATACGCTCACAAGGGATCATAAGATATCATTTAGAAAGGCCCACACGATAGCCAGTCATATCGCAAAACGTTCAATAAGTGAAGGAAAAGAGCTATATGATTGGGATACAGATGACATTAACAAGCTTATCCATGAATTCGCTTCAGTGAACATAGCTGAAGGTGAGTGGGAAAAAATCATCTCCCCCGAGTACTTTGTCAAAATAAGAAGCATACAGGGCGGACCGAGCCCGAAAGAAGTCTCGAGGATGATAGTGGATAGAAAACAACAACTGGAGAAGCAAGTTCAGGAATGCAGGAGAAAGGTGAAAGCGTTGAATGACCGAAGGAAGGCTTTAGTGGATCATTGAAGCTGCTAAGCAATGCGTGATAACCGACAAAACCGAGCCCTATTAATCGAGGCGAAGTATAAGGGAGAGCTGATGTGAAAAAATTTGTATGGAAAGGCAATGGCTATGGGCATTGCCACTATCACGGTCACTTTTCCGGCAAAAAGAGGGCGTGGCACTAACATCACCAATATAGGCAACGGCAGTTTTTAAAAACGTGTAGTGTCAGTTGAAAGGAAGGCAACGGAAATTCCTGCGGGAATGAAAATCCAAGGGAGTAACCCTACAGGAGCAAAGCTAAGTGCCTGCAGTGAAAAGGAACGGCCCAAGGTCATCCAGTTTACCAACCTAGTTTTTATAAAGGAGCGTTTACAGTACAGTCCAAGGCCCAGTCATTTTGACTGAGCCTTGGACTGTATAAATTGCTTTTAAAAGCTTCAAATATTGTTAATGGTAGGTTCTGCCTGAGCCGCCCTCTTACTGAAAGCAAGGCTTACCATGAACATCACCAGGAAATTGACCGCCAAGGCGATGATTCCGACATTCAAATCTTTCGCTGCTTGCGGCAGGGATGGAAACAAGGTTCCTATTGTCGAATGACTGACCGTGATGCAGATCACGATGGCCAATCCGCTGATGATGCCTGCGATTGCACCATATTTATTGATCGGATTATGCCTTTTCAAACTAAAGAGAAGGGATGGGAAGAGCTGTGTAATGAGACTGTATCCCATCAGGATCAATGCTGACATCGTATCTCCGCCGTTCAAGGTAAAGTAGACGGCGATAAGGGCGATGATGGGCACAAGCAGCTTTGCCAGCCTTACGATGTGCCTGTCGGATGCTGCTGGTGCCATTTCCTTATAGACGTTTTTTGCAAGCAGCGTAGCGACACTCATCAATAACATTGATCCCGGCACCAAGGCTGTCAGTAATCCAGCGCCCCCAATAATGCCGATGAACCATGGATCGAAGGTCTCGATCGAAAGGCGAAGCAAGGAGAGATCGGCATCTGCGCCGACGAGACCAGGCACTTTCAATATAGCCGTGAACCCCACGAAAAACACGAATAGTAGCATGAGTGTATAAATGGGGCTGATGATGGCATTTTTTCGAAAGACCTTCCCGCTGCGCGCTGAATATACCGCACTGAAAACCTGGGGCCACATATAGAAACCAAACACGAGTAAGGTTACCGTGGAGATGAACCAGGATACGCTGAGACCCTGTTCAGGAAGCTTCAGGAAACCGGGCTTGGCTGCATCGATGGCTTCGAACATCGGTTGAAAACCGCCGAAGTAATGAATGGGCAAATAAATCCCTAAGAAGCCTATGATGGCTATCATCAAGGTATCTTTAATGACTGCCGTCCAAACTGAACCGTGTATTCCTGATATCATCACATAAATGGTTAAGCCGATGGCCCCCATCCATACCGCAGCAGACATGGAAATGACACCATAAGATGCTTCGGATACAATGATCCCCAATCCCTTCAGCTGCACGACGATTACTGGAATCATCGACACTACACCGACAACTGCCGCCAAAATGCCGAGGATAGGGCTTTGATATTTACTAACAAAAAAATCGGATTGGGACATCAGTTTATTTTCTTTGGCATATTTCCATATTTCCGGAAGGAGCCAATAGGATAATACGTAAGACAATGTGATGTAAATGAGAACATATAAGGCAGGTGCCCCTTTGCCATAGGCCCAGCCGCTGCCGCCAAGAAAGGAGAAGGTCGTATAGATTTCACCGGCCATCAGTAAAAAGACGAATATCGCCCCGAACCCACGTCCACCGACGGTCCACTGCTCGAGGTTCATATCCTTCCCTTTGGATGAGCGAATGCCTAAAAATATGGCTAAAAGTAAAAATGCTAAAATAATGATAAGTGCACTGTTCATTCCTGGTCACCTTCGCGATTCCTTGGGTCCAGCTTATACATGATACCCAAAATGACAGAGGTGAGGACCACCCACATCGACATCCAGAACATATTGAAGGGCATCCCCAATACGTATGGCTCTATCCTATTCACAAAGGGCAGAAATCCTAGTATGCCTATAAAAGGAACTAGTGTAAGGATATATATCATCTTCATCAAAAAAACTCCTCCTTTTTATATAAAGTGAAGCGTATGCCATTATTTTTGGATAATCGGCCGATGATATATAGCTTACACTATTTTGATATAAAATTTAATGTGGGTGCTTATATATTTAAGCAGTCCCGGCCATGGGATGGATGAAGCCTTGAATTCTATTGAGTTCAAGGCTTCATCTTATTCGCTATCGGTTTTTATATTTATAAAGCGTCGCCAAGAGTATGAACCAGATCGGCGTCATCATTAGTGATAGTCGTGTAGCTTCAGCAAATAGCATGACCAGCAGGATGAATGCGAATAATCCTAGAATCAAATAATTTATGAAGGGTGTGAAGGGTGCCTTGAAAGTCGATTTGGCCCTTAAGTCAGGGCGCATTTTCGTATATCTGATATGGGAGATCAAGATGATGCTCCAAACCCAGATGAAACAGATGGCGCTGATGGTCGTCACAACTGTAAAGGCCTGATCCGGTATAAGTTTGCTTAACAATGCTCCTATTGATACAACGATAGTTGAAGTAAATAAGGCATTGCTTGGAACAGCCTGTTTATTTAAATGTGCCAGTTTGGCAGAGGCTTCGTCATTCCTGCTTAGCGTATATAGAATGCGGCTTGTTGAAAATAAACCGCTGTTGCATGCGGAAGCGGCCGATGTCAATACAACGAAATTGATGATTCCAGCAGCGACAGGAATGCCGATTAAAGCAAAAACTTCTACAAATGGGCTGCTCGTCGCATCCAGTTGCGTCCAAGGGTTCACAACCAGGATGACGAATAAGGCACCGACATAGAACAGTAAAATCCGGATAGGGATTTTATTGATGGCAGACGGGATGTTTTTTTTGGGGTTTGCCGTTTCTGCTGCAGAAACCCCAACCAATTCGACACCTACAAAGGAGAAGACGACCAATTGCAGAGACAAAAGGAAACCGGATATGCCATGGGGGAACATGCCTCCATGACTCCAAAGATTCGTTAATGAAACCGTTCCTGTGCTTGTTTTGAAGCCGATGATCAATAAAATGATTCCAGCGACGATCATGGCGATGATCGTAATTACCTTAATGATGGCAAACCAAAATTCCAATTCGCCAAATAGCCTGACGGTCAATAGGTTCAATCCTAATAAAATGACAAGACATATGAGAGCCGGAATCCATTGCGGGATATCGAACCAGTATTGCATATAGACACCAACGGCGATGATATCGGCCATTGCGGTCATGATCCAACAGAACCAATAGGTCCATCCTGTCACGAATCCAGCCCACGGTCCGATATATTCGGCTGCGAATTCGGTGAATGACGTATAACCTGCGTTGGATAAGAGCAATTCACCTAGGGCCCTCATGACAAAAAACAAGGCTATCCCTATGATTAGATACGAAAAAATGATGGATGGTCCCGCCAATTGAATGGCTTTTCCGGACCCTAAAAATAAACCGGTACCAATGGTTCCCCCTATCGCAATCAATTGTACATGCCGATTCTGTAGATCTCTTTTTAACTCCTGTTTAGCCATTCGATACGCCCCCGCCTTTTCAAAGTCTAAGTAATGAAAAATTATTTCAAACCGGTACGGTCTTGGAGAGAGGGACGTGAAGCGTCGCCTCGTTTGTTCCGTCTTAACAGAAAAGTGGACAATGAAAAAAGAGATTGGAAAATACCAATCTCTTAAAGGGTTCAGAATAACAATTTATCGTTCGTTACTCTTCTGTCCTTTTGCCTGAGATTGTGAATCCTTCGGCGCTGCATCTTGTACAGTCTCTCCAGAAGCTGCTCCTGCTATAGTGTCATCCATAGCATTCATCGCTTGCTTGTATGCGGTTGTCAATGAACGTCTTTCATGAAAGGCAAGTGGTGCGCTTTCACGATAAAACATTCATTATCCTTATAAAATAATATTCGAATTCTATCATTTATTAATCTATCGGTCAACAAATTATTTCTGGAGGTCGTATAAGCTTGAATCCGGGTTTACGATCTTGATGTGAGGAAGATTTTTGACCGCACACAAACAGGAGCTCCAGCGGAAAAATGGATTTTTTTACAACTTTTGAATAATCACTATTCCTGAATATTGTTCATCATTTTTCTGAAATGATAGTTTCAGGTAAGGATTTTTAAAAAGATAGTTTTTGCCAGCTGTTTTTTTCAAAAATACATTTGTATTTTTACAGAATATTTACTATTATAAGATAAGAAAATGAAATTACAGTACTATACAAAATCAAATGCAAAATTAAATTAATAAAGAGTCGGGTAGAACATAGAATAAGCACCTGGAGGAGTCAAACATGTCAAACAAGGAATTGAAGAGAGGGCTGGAGGCACGACACATACAAATGATAGCCTTGGGCGGAACCATCGGGGTCGGGCTATTCATGGGATCGGCGAGCACGATCAAATGGACCGGGCCATCCGTAATGCTTGCATATGCCATCGCAGGTATTTTTATATTTTTCATCATGCGCTCCATGGGCGAAATGCTTTATTTGGAGCCCACTACAGGTTCTTTCGCAACCTTTGCGAGTAGCTATATCCATCCATTGGCAGGTTATATGACTGCTTGGAGCAACTGGTTTCAATGGGTAATCGTCGGAATGTCCGAAATCATTGCCGTTGGCCTGTATATGCAGTACTGGTTCCCTGAGCTGCCTGCTTGGATTCCAGGTGTCGTCGCCATGATCATTTTGGGGGCGGCCAACCTCATTTCCGTAAAATCTTTCGGTGAATTCGAATTTTGGTTCGCACTCATAAAAATCATCACGATCGTACTGATGATCATTGCCGGTATCGGCCTCATTTTCTTCGGAATAGGAAATGGCGGGGATGCCATTGGGTTATCCAATCTATGGTCAAATGGCGGCTTCTTCACGGGAGGCTGGACAGGGTTCTTTTTTGCGCTGTCCCTTGTCGTAGCTTCCTACCAAGGAGTTGAGCTCATCGGCATTACGGCAGGTGAAGCAAAAGACCCAACGAAGACGGTCACAAAAGCGATCCAATCAATCATATGGCGCATCTTAATTTTTTATATCGGCGCCATATTCGTCATCGTGACGGTCTTTCCTTGGAATCAACTCGATGCGATAGGCAGTCCTTTCGTTTCAACCTTTGCAAAGATAGGAATCACTGCAGCGGCAGGAATCATTAACTTCGTCGTGATCACGGCAGCGATGTCAGGCTGTAACAGCGGGATTTTCAGTGCAGGAAGGATGCTGTACACATTAGCGCAAAACGGCCAAGCGCCAAGAATCTTTGCAAAGGTATCAAAAAGTGGCGTACCGGCCTATTGCACGATCGCTGTACTTTTAGGCTTGGGCATCGGAGTTATCCTGAACTACCTTGCACCGCCGCAAGTGTTCCTTTATGTGTACAGTGCAAGCGTTCTACCTGGGATGATTCCATGGTTTGTCCTGCTCATCAGTGAGCTGAAGTTCAGAAAGGTAAATGCTGCTGAAATGGAGAAACATCCATTCAAAATGCCATTGGCGCCTTTCAGCAACTACGCGACGATTGCCTTTTTACTGATGGTGCTTGTCGGTATGGCGATCAATCCGAGCACCAGGATATCGCTGCTTGTCGGAATCATCTTCCTAGCCTTGGTCGCAGCGAGCTATTACCTGCTGAAAATGGATAAGCGAACGCCTTTAAAGGATGAAGATCTTTAGGATAATTTCAACACCAAGCCCACTCTCTTAAGCGGATGTGCTTGGTTTTTACCTTTCTGAAGCAACAAAAATGTCATTCACGAGTAAAACACGAAAGAGTTGAGCCATATACAAGAAAACAGCTTGCCCTAAGCTGCGTCTCAAAATTAATCTAGATAAGTTATTGAGCTTATAGATCAAAAGTATTATAATGAAATTACAAATTCATTGATATGGGGTAACCGCAAGTTGCCTTTGTATCCTGATTTTTATATTTATTTTACATGATGAGATGGATAACTGGTAGGTAAAGCTGCTTAGTCATTAGCCCATCATAAAATAGGCTGTGTATGTATTTGTACACAATTTATTTTATGATGGGCTTTTTTGTTTCCCTCTTTTGTTGCAACGACTATTTTATTCGATGAAATTCATATACTTGAATCTTTTTCCAAACCGGTTGGCCATAATGAAAGGGAAATGACTTTATTAAATTGAAAAGGAATGATAGGTATGTTGACACACGAAGAAATCATGAAAGCGCTGAAGCACGTCGAGGATCCCGAATTGCATAAAAGTATCGTGGATTTAAATATGGTAAGGAATATTGAAATAGATGGGTCAAATGTCGAACTTGAAGTGGTTTTAACGATTTCCGGATGTCCTTTAAAGGCCAGGATAAAAGAGGATGTCGAAAGTTCCCTTAAAGGGATAGGGGCCTCGAATGTGTCATTGACCTTTGGCTCCATGACAGCGGATGAACGCGCTGCATTAACAAAAACCTTAAAACAAAATGCTACGACAGAAACGGGAATGCCCAACATGCTGCGAACGGATTCAGGAGTCCGATTTATTGCGGTGACGAGTGGAAAAGGAGGG
This genomic stretch from Peribacillus muralis harbors:
- a CDS encoding ABC transporter ATP-binding protein yields the protein MASIKMENVQKAFGKTIAVDHLNLDIKEGEFFTFLGPSGCGKTTTLRMIAGFYYPTKGIVRFSDKDMTRVPPEKRNTGMVFQNYALFPHMTVFENVAFGLRVRKIRSSELKRRVQDALQKVRLESYRNRQVSQLSGGQQQRVALARALVIEPEILLLDEPLSNLDAKLRDEMRVEILRLQRDYKITTIYVTHDQAEALSMSDRIAVFNYGICHQVGTPAEIYNQPANDFVASFIGEINLLPVQVKSVEHENMVVALENGEQQITIDVPKQAGEGDSILRTDKDLAVAIRPEAIRILDVAEDGINIFKGKIDSVQFFGSVVNVIVDVQNVSIRVDVLNTQEVGYYYQGKDVYVELPPNQLRLIPVISGDAP
- a CDS encoding ABC transporter permease — its product is MIKNRDTRLTIWLLLPVVLVLAAYVLYPSMRTFIESLQKDGSISLGNYQDFFVQESKTNLEALWNSVYISGLSVLVSAMIGIPLAFIFNRYDFPGRSFFSSAAILPIVLPSLVGVMAFLFLYGESGLIPNVIKDLFGLEQVPFKIGGLSGILIVHAYTMYVYFYMTVSAAIHKIDPSLEEAAYNLGAGKFKVFWQVTFPLLTPAIVAASLLVFMISMASFSAPFLLAGGYRVLSLQIYFSKINGDMEIAATQSVILSIVSISFLLFMRWYQNRKDYRIASKGIGSHRSEVKSPLMKWAMAVTGIIGVIILLLPHFTILLLSLVPDGTWTFQTYPTVFNIENYRLLFEDPNIFKPLRNSLLMAVIATLANLVFGVITSYVLVKRKFVGKSMIDILVMIPWALPATVIGMNLIFAFNEPSVFSFGQILVGSFWILPLAYFIRHIPLVVRSTNAVLEQLDDSIEEAARNLGAKWFYTFRKVLLPIIMPGVLAGTLLAFIESVGEFPTSVLLYTISNRPISIEIMNQLRMFNMGQAAAYGMVQITLIVIVLFISNRFFGIKAEKAL
- the argH gene encoding argininosuccinate lyase; this encodes MSKLDEFIKNEGSAFPGKTYAEELLMPVFNDQRDYLFHAMFDINRAHIIMLSEQKIIKEAEAKTMLEGIRKVARTDITQLAYQPQFEDLFFMMEAKIGDEIGHELAGKIHIGRSRNDMGVAMYRLVLRGSLLQLIDQVNQLREAFLLQAEQHLETYITGYTHTQPAQPTTLGHYFLAIHDVLHRDTGRLWAAYETVNRSPLGAAALTTTGFPISRNRTAELLGFDSVIENSYDSIAGADYLVETATAIMTCMVDAGRWIQDFLQHVTREFGTFHVADPYVQVSSIMPQKRNPVSIEHSRSIASSAYGDALAAMNMIHNTPFGDIVDTEDDLQPHLYRAFANAGRVMKLMYAVIATLKVDEGHTKEMAAKSCITVTELADTLTRDHKISFRKAHTIASHIAKRSISEGKELYDWDTDDINKLIHEFASVNIAEGEWEKIISPEYFVKIRSIQGGPSPKEVSRMIVDRKQQLEKQVQECRRKVKALNDRRKALVDH
- a CDS encoding sodium:solute symporter family protein, with amino-acid sequence MNSALIIILAFLLLAIFLGIRSSKGKDMNLEQWTVGGRGFGAIFVFLLMAGEIYTTFSFLGGSGWAYGKGAPALYVLIYITLSYVLSYWLLPEIWKYAKENKLMSQSDFFVSKYQSPILGILAAVVGVVSMIPVIVVQLKGLGIIVSEASYGVISMSAAVWMGAIGLTIYVMISGIHGSVWTAVIKDTLMIAIIGFLGIYLPIHYFGGFQPMFEAIDAAKPGFLKLPEQGLSVSWFISTVTLLVFGFYMWPQVFSAVYSARSGKVFRKNAIISPIYTLMLLFVFFVGFTAILKVPGLVGADADLSLLRLSIETFDPWFIGIIGGAGLLTALVPGSMLLMSVATLLAKNVYKEMAPAASDRHIVRLAKLLVPIIALIAVYFTLNGGDTMSALILMGYSLITQLFPSLLFSLKRHNPINKYGAIAGIISGLAIVICITVSHSTIGTLFPSLPQAAKDLNVGIIALAVNFLVMFMVSLAFSKRAAQAEPTINNI
- a CDS encoding DUF3311 domain-containing protein, whose protein sequence is MKMIYILTLVPFIGILGFLPFVNRIEPYVLGMPFNMFWMSMWVVLTSVILGIMYKLDPRNREGDQE
- a CDS encoding amino acid permease, with protein sequence MAKQELKRDLQNRHVQLIAIGGTIGTGLFLGSGKAIQLAGPSIIFSYLIIGIALFFVMRALGELLLSNAGYTSFTEFAAEYIGPWAGFVTGWTYWFCWIMTAMADIIAVGVYMQYWFDIPQWIPALICLVILLGLNLLTVRLFGELEFWFAIIKVITIIAMIVAGIILLIIGFKTSTGTVSLTNLWSHGGMFPHGISGFLLSLQLVVFSFVGVELVGVSAAETANPKKNIPSAINKIPIRILLFYVGALFVILVVNPWTQLDATSSPFVEVFALIGIPVAAGIINFVVLTSAASACNSGLFSTSRILYTLSRNDEASAKLAHLNKQAVPSNALFTSTIVVSIGALLSKLIPDQAFTVVTTISAICFIWVWSIILISHIRYTKMRPDLRAKSTFKAPFTPFINYLILGLFAFILLVMLFAEATRLSLMMTPIWFILLATLYKYKNR
- a CDS encoding amino acid permease, whose protein sequence is MSNKELKRGLEARHIQMIALGGTIGVGLFMGSASTIKWTGPSVMLAYAIAGIFIFFIMRSMGEMLYLEPTTGSFATFASSYIHPLAGYMTAWSNWFQWVIVGMSEIIAVGLYMQYWFPELPAWIPGVVAMIILGAANLISVKSFGEFEFWFALIKIITIVLMIIAGIGLIFFGIGNGGDAIGLSNLWSNGGFFTGGWTGFFFALSLVVASYQGVELIGITAGEAKDPTKTVTKAIQSIIWRILIFYIGAIFVIVTVFPWNQLDAIGSPFVSTFAKIGITAAAGIINFVVITAAMSGCNSGIFSAGRMLYTLAQNGQAPRIFAKVSKSGVPAYCTIAVLLGLGIGVILNYLAPPQVFLYVYSASVLPGMIPWFVLLISELKFRKVNAAEMEKHPFKMPLAPFSNYATIAFLLMVLVGMAINPSTRISLLVGIIFLALVAASYYLLKMDKRTPLKDEDL